One segment of Streptomyces sp. YIM 121038 DNA contains the following:
- a CDS encoding DNA translocase FtsK: protein MASRQPAAKKTPAKKAAAPTKAPAKKAAAKKPPAKKAAAKKAPAKKAAAPKKPAPKPTPGPTNGLYRLVRAIWLGIAHAVGAMFRGVGRGARGLDPAHRKDGLALLLLGIALIVAAGTWSNLRGPVGDLVEILVTGAFGRLDLLVPLLVAGMAMRLIRHPEKVDANGRIVIGLSALVLGVLGQVHIACGSPARGDGMQAIRDAGGLVGWGASTPLTKAMGEVLAVPMLVLLTIFGLLVVTATPVNAIPQRLRALGVRLGVIEEPATSEEYTEYAEYSEDDERYDDQWREALPARPRSRGRRRPADGLQEPSPDQAEEEALSKRRRPRRASVQPPADRPMDAVDVAAAAAAALDGAVMHGMPPSPLVADLTQGVSVERAPQDPSGPVPPARGADVVPGRKTGAEEPARTGVPDLTKAAPDEPRDLPPRAEQLQLSGDITYSLPSLDLLERGGPGKSRSAANDAVVDSLSNVFTEFKVDAVVTGFTRGPTVTRYEIELGPAVKVEKITALAKNIAYAVASPDVRIISPIPGKSAVGIEIPNTDREMVNVGDVLRLADAAEDDHPMLVALGKDVEGGYVMANMAKMPHILVAGATGSGKSSCINCLITSIMIRATPEDVRMVLVDPKRVELTAYEGIPHLITPIITNPKRAAEALQWVVREMDLRYDDLAAFGYRHIDDFNQAIREGKLKTPEGSERELKTYPYLLVIVDELADLMMVAPRDVEDSIVRITQLARAAGIHLVLATQRPSVDVVTGLIKANVPSRLAFATSSLADSRVILDQPGAEKLIGKGDGLFLPMGANKPVRMQGAFVTEDEVAAVVQHCKDQMAPVFRDDVTVGTKQKKEIDEDIGDDLDLLCQAAELVVSTQFGSTSMLQRKLRVGFAKAGRLMDLMESRNIVGPSEGSKARDVLVKPDELDGVLAVLRGEAS, encoded by the coding sequence ATGGCCTCACGTCAGCCCGCAGCCAAGAAGACGCCCGCGAAGAAGGCGGCCGCGCCGACCAAGGCTCCGGCGAAGAAGGCCGCCGCCAAGAAGCCGCCGGCCAAGAAGGCCGCGGCGAAGAAGGCGCCCGCCAAGAAGGCCGCGGCGCCCAAGAAGCCCGCCCCGAAGCCGACGCCGGGCCCCACCAACGGCCTCTACCGCCTGGTTCGCGCCATCTGGCTCGGCATCGCGCACGCCGTGGGCGCGATGTTCCGCGGCGTGGGCCGCGGCGCCAGAGGACTGGACCCCGCGCACCGCAAGGACGGCCTCGCGCTGCTCCTCCTCGGCATCGCCCTGATCGTCGCGGCGGGCACCTGGTCCAATTTGCGCGGCCCCGTCGGCGACCTCGTCGAGATACTGGTGACCGGCGCCTTCGGACGGCTCGACCTGCTCGTGCCGCTCCTTGTCGCGGGCATGGCCATGCGCCTCATCCGCCACCCCGAGAAGGTCGACGCCAACGGCCGCATCGTCATCGGCCTGTCCGCGCTGGTCCTCGGCGTGCTCGGGCAGGTGCACATCGCCTGTGGCTCGCCCGCGCGCGGGGACGGCATGCAGGCCATAAGGGACGCGGGCGGCCTCGTCGGCTGGGGCGCGTCGACGCCCCTGACCAAGGCCATGGGCGAGGTCCTCGCCGTGCCGATGCTGGTCCTGCTGACGATCTTCGGCCTGCTGGTCGTCACCGCGACCCCGGTCAACGCCATCCCGCAGCGCCTGCGTGCGCTCGGCGTGCGCCTCGGCGTCATCGAGGAGCCCGCCACGTCGGAGGAGTACACGGAGTACGCCGAGTACAGCGAGGACGACGAGCGGTACGACGACCAGTGGCGCGAGGCGCTGCCCGCGCGCCCCCGCTCCCGGGGCCGCAGGCGGCCCGCTGACGGCCTCCAGGAGCCCTCCCCGGACCAGGCCGAGGAAGAGGCCCTCTCCAAGCGCCGCAGGCCCCGCCGGGCCTCCGTGCAGCCCCCCGCGGACCGCCCCATGGACGCGGTGGACGTGGCCGCCGCCGCGGCCGCCGCGCTCGACGGGGCCGTGATGCACGGCATGCCGCCGTCGCCGCTGGTCGCGGACCTCACGCAGGGCGTCTCCGTGGAGCGCGCCCCGCAGGACCCGTCCGGGCCCGTGCCTCCCGCGCGGGGGGCGGACGTCGTGCCGGGCCGCAAGACCGGGGCCGAGGAGCCCGCGCGCACCGGCGTCCCCGACCTGACCAAGGCCGCGCCGGACGAGCCGCGCGACCTGCCCCCGCGCGCGGAGCAGCTCCAGCTCTCCGGGGACATCACGTACTCGCTGCCGTCGCTCGACCTCCTGGAGCGCGGCGGCCCCGGCAAGTCCCGCAGCGCCGCCAACGACGCGGTCGTGGACTCGCTGTCGAACGTCTTCACGGAGTTCAAGGTCGACGCCGTCGTCACGGGCTTCACGCGCGGCCCGACGGTCACGCGCTACGAGATCGAGCTCGGCCCCGCCGTGAAGGTCGAGAAGATCACGGCGCTCGCCAAGAACATCGCGTACGCCGTCGCGTCGCCGGACGTCCGGATCATCTCGCCGATCCCCGGCAAGTCCGCGGTCGGCATCGAGATCCCGAACACCGACCGCGAGATGGTCAACGTCGGCGACGTGCTGCGCCTCGCGGACGCGGCCGAGGACGACCACCCCATGCTCGTCGCGCTCGGCAAGGACGTCGAGGGCGGCTACGTCATGGCCAACATGGCGAAGATGCCGCACATCCTGGTGGCCGGAGCCACCGGTTCCGGCAAGTCGTCCTGCATCAACTGCCTGATCACTTCGATCATGATAAGAGCGACGCCCGAGGACGTCCGGATGGTCCTCGTCGACCCCAAGCGGGTCGAGCTCACCGCGTACGAGGGCATCCCGCACCTGATCACGCCGATCATCACCAACCCCAAGCGGGCCGCCGAGGCGCTCCAGTGGGTCGTGCGCGAGATGGACCTGCGCTACGACGACCTCGCGGCGTTCGGCTACCGCCACATCGACGACTTCAACCAGGCCATCCGCGAGGGCAAGCTCAAGACGCCCGAGGGCAGCGAGCGCGAGCTGAAGACCTATCCGTACCTGCTGGTGATCGTCGACGAGCTCGCCGACCTGATGATGGTCGCGCCGCGCGACGTCGAGGACTCGATCGTGCGCATCACCCAGCTCGCGCGCGCGGCCGGCATCCACCTGGTGCTCGCCACCCAGCGGCCCTCCGTGGACGTCGTGACCGGTCTGATCAAGGCGAACGTGCCCTCCCGGCTCGCCTTCGCCACCTCCTCGCTCGCCGACAGCCGCGTCATCCTCGACCAGCCCGGCGCGGAGAAGCTCATCGGCAAGGGTGACGGGCTCTTCCTGCCGATGGGGGCGAACAAGCCGGTCCGCATGCAGGGCGCCTTCGTGACCGAGGACGAGGTCGCGGCGGTCGTACAGCACTGCAAGGACCAGATGGCGCCGGTCTTCCGCGACGACGTCACGGTGGGCACCAAGCAGA
- a CDS encoding response regulator, translating to MVQKAKILLVDDRPENLLALEAILSALDQTLVRASSGEEALKALLTDDFAVILLDVQMPGMDGFETAAHIKRRERTRDIPIIFLTAINHGPHHTFRGYAAGAVDYISKPFDPWVLRAKVSVFVELYMKNCQLREQAALLRLQLEGGGKAAAEDAKEPANLLAELSARLAAVEEQAEALSKQLDDDSADAAAVATAAHLERKLTGLRRALDALEPGTGSGAPSVPSQN from the coding sequence ATGGTGCAGAAGGCCAAGATCCTCCTGGTCGATGACCGGCCGGAGAATCTGCTGGCGCTGGAGGCCATCCTCTCTGCGCTCGATCAGACGCTGGTGCGGGCATCGTCCGGGGAGGAAGCGCTCAAAGCGCTGCTGACGGACGACTTCGCGGTCATTCTCCTGGACGTCCAGATGCCAGGCATGGACGGCTTCGAGACCGCGGCGCACATCAAGCGGCGGGAGCGGACCCGGGACATCCCGATCATCTTCCTCACGGCGATCAACCACGGCCCGCACCACACGTTCCGGGGGTACGCGGCCGGCGCCGTGGACTACATCTCCAAGCCCTTCGACCCGTGGGTCCTGCGCGCGAAGGTCTCGGTGTTCGTCGAGCTGTACATGAAGAACTGCCAACTGCGCGAGCAGGCGGCCCTGCTGCGCCTCCAGCTGGAGGGCGGTGGCAAGGCGGCGGCCGAGGACGCCAAGGAGCCCGCCAACCTCCTGGCCGAACTGTCCGCGCGGCTCGCCGCCGTTGAGGAGCAGGCCGAGGCCCTGTCCAAACAGCTCGACGACGACTCCGCCGACGCGGCGGCCGTCGCCACGGCAGCCCATCTCGAACGCAAACTCACCGGTTTGCGCAGGGCTCTTGACGCCCTGGAACCGGGCACCGGCAGCGGCGCGCCGTCGGTGCCCTCACAGAACTGA